From a region of the Spirochaetota bacterium genome:
- a CDS encoding alpha/beta hydrolase-fold protein, whose amino-acid sequence MRMFTKYIFCIMLLIALQACASQQFQYKAKIISGNWLQDLKIEYVYFGEKKDVPIQIYFPKSYSKGKEYRVLICLHGYNKNMHDWETNTDIENYADTYNFILVCPDMKTTLYELRYYPETTNRWNGIPGGAWIAEKLIPFLRDQFLIALDKNKTGILGYSRGGRGSILIACNYPEIFGAAAGLSGSYDNLSMTNDELLTSLYGAYDEYSERWKKDDNILDMAVNLKETSIFIAHGTKDWRTNYEQSRLFAIRLKQLQKKNDEGYKFEYHEKKYKLHDWKFWKGMLPEMMRFFDENLNSEE is encoded by the coding sequence ATGAGGATGTTCACAAAATATATTTTTTGTATAATGCTATTAATAGCCCTTCAGGCCTGCGCTTCACAGCAATTTCAATATAAGGCGAAAATTATATCCGGGAACTGGTTGCAGGATCTGAAAATAGAATATGTTTATTTTGGTGAAAAAAAAGATGTACCAATTCAAATATATTTTCCCAAGAGCTATTCAAAGGGGAAGGAATACAGGGTACTCATCTGTCTGCATGGATATAATAAGAATATGCATGACTGGGAGACGAATACCGATATAGAGAACTATGCCGATACTTACAATTTTATTCTCGTATGTCCGGATATGAAAACCACCCTCTATGAGCTAAGATACTATCCAGAGACAACCAACAGGTGGAACGGTATTCCAGGGGGAGCATGGATAGCCGAAAAACTCATCCCCTTTTTAAGGGATCAATTTCTGATTGCACTGGATAAAAACAAAACCGGCATATTAGGATATTCCAGAGGAGGACGTGGATCAATACTGATCGCATGCAATTATCCAGAAATTTTTGGCGCTGCAGCAGGTTTATCCGGTTCTTACGACAATCTATCCATGACTAATGATGAATTGCTCACATCCCTATATGGCGCTTATGATGAATACAGTGAACGTTGGAAAAAGGATGACAATATTCTCGACATGGCTGTAAATCTGAAAGAGACCTCAATTTTTATTGCCCATGGGACAAAGGATTGGAGGACAAATTATGAGCAATCAAGGCTTTTCGCAATCAGGTTAAAACAGCTACAGAAAAAAAACGATGAAGGATACAAATTTGAATATCATGAAAAAAAATATAAACTACATGATTGGAAATTTTGGAAAGGGATGCTACCGGAGATGATGCGCTTCTTTGATGAGAATTTAAATAGTGAGGAATAA
- a CDS encoding NYN domain-containing protein, with product MSILIDGFNLIYKFPELEELMYNDRLVDARKGLLQKLKEYVKITGSHIRVVFDGKKEMGLDIRSERFGTIDVYYSLDYSADFLIKEFVKKDINPRMVTVVTSDKDIISFVTRYRAKVQTSDKFAEYINTKIEKHLEAQIPEKEENPILSEEELLFWEGLFQKGNSKDLQER from the coding sequence ATGTCCATACTAATAGACGGATTTAACCTGATCTATAAATTCCCTGAACTAGAAGAGTTGATGTATAATGACAGGCTTGTGGATGCAAGAAAGGGATTGCTCCAAAAGCTTAAAGAGTATGTAAAAATCACTGGATCCCATATTCGGGTTGTATTTGATGGGAAAAAGGAGATGGGCCTTGATATTAGAAGCGAAAGATTTGGAACAATCGATGTCTATTACTCCCTTGATTATTCCGCGGATTTTCTCATTAAGGAGTTTGTTAAAAAGGATATAAATCCCAGGATGGTTACTGTTGTAACATCAGATAAAGATATCATATCCTTTGTTACACGATATAGGGCAAAAGTACAGACCAGCGATAAATTTGCTGAGTATATCAATACAAAAATTGAGAAACACCTTGAAGCACAGATACCTGAGAAGGAGGAGAATCCCATATTGAGTGAGGAGGAGTTATTGTTTTGGGAAGGGCTATTCCAGAAGGGAAATAGTAAGGATCTTCAGGAAAGATGA